From the Bradyrhizobium sp. CCGUVB1N3 genome, one window contains:
- a CDS encoding ribonucleotide-diphosphate reductase subunit beta — ADVARTLAMFGAFTEGMALFASFAMLLNFPRHNKMNGMGQIISWSVRDESLHCEGIIKLFHEWHRETGAVTCTVRDDVVDVAKTMVKLEENFVDLAFGLGKIEGMCPEQIHAYVRYVADWRLTQLQIAPVFGFFEAKEGGFIQVKAHPLPWLVESLNGIEHANFFEQRATEYSKAASRGSWDGEDGVWETFGRI; from the coding sequence AGCCGATGTCGCTCGCACTCTGGCGATGTTCGGCGCCTTCACCGAAGGCATGGCGTTGTTCGCAAGCTTCGCCATGCTGCTCAACTTCCCGCGCCACAACAAGATGAACGGCATGGGACAAATAATAAGCTGGTCAGTGCGCGACGAGAGTCTCCACTGCGAGGGGATCATTAAGCTGTTCCACGAATGGCACCGCGAAACCGGAGCGGTGACGTGCACCGTTCGCGACGACGTTGTCGACGTCGCCAAGACAATGGTGAAGCTGGAGGAGAACTTCGTCGATCTCGCCTTTGGCCTAGGCAAGATCGAGGGCATGTGCCCTGAGCAGATCCACGCCTACGTCCGCTATGTCGCCGACTGGCGACTGACCCAGCTCCAGATTGCCCCGGTCTTCGGCTTCTTCGAGGCTAAGGAGGGCGGCTTCATCCAAGTCAAGGCGCATCCGCTGCCGTGGCTTGTCGAGAGTCTCAATGGCATCGAGCACGCAAATTTCTTCGAGCAGCGCGCCACGGAGTACTCCAAGGCAGCGAGCCGCGGCAGCTGGGACGGCGAAGACGGGGTGTGGGAGACTTTCGGCCGTATATAG